The Fervidicoccus fontis Kam940 DNA window AAGGGCGGTCTGAGCAGTACTGTTTCGAAAGCCGCTACAAATCCAACTGTTATAGATGAAATGTATATTATCTTCTTCAAGCTCAAAAATGGAGTCCTGAAAAAGTAAAGTGTCCCAGTAGCAAAAGCCAGTTCCCCAAAATATACGAGTGATCCTCTTAAATATGAGATAACAACTGTAATTACCAGGGAAGCTATTGACAGCTTTTTTGCTGAAAAGCCGAAAAGTAACTTATAAGAGCTTTCAAACACTCTTGACATATCGATGCACGATATCCTATTTTTCAATCTTTCCTTTAGAATTTTATTATTAATAGTTAATATTGTTTAAAAATTTTAAGTTTTTATTAAGCATGATGTAACAAAAAACGTTTCTTTTTTGCATAAATTTATTTTTTAAAGTAAAAATCTGAATCAAAAAAATATACAAAATTTATTTATCAAAAGGTCCGATTATTATTAACAAGGTGGAAATTTTGAGTCTTAAAAATAAAATTTCAATAGTAACTGGGGGAGGCAGTGGAATTGGAAGGGCTATAGCAGAAAAGCTGTCCTCTCTAGGCTCAACAGTTATAATATTCGATGTTTCTGAAGAAGGTGGGTTATCTACAGTAAGAGAAATAAACAGCAAGGGGGGAAGCTCCTACTTTTTCAAAGTTGACGTATCAAATGAGGAAAGCGTAAAGAGAGGGATAGAAAATGCGGTAGAAAAGACGGGAGGAATTGATGTGTTAGTAAATAATGCGGGAATTGAGCCCCCAAGCAAATCTTTGCTAGAATTGAGCGTTGAAGAATATGACAGAGTACTCAACATAAACCTCAAAGGAGTCTGGCTCATGACTAAGTATGCTACACCATATATAGCAAAGAGAGGTGGGGGATCTGTTATCAATATTGCCTCCGTTGCAGGCATAATGCCCCTAGCTGGAGCAATGCCATACAGCGTCTCAAAAGCAGGAGTTATAATGCTGACTAAGGTATCTGCGGTGGAGCTTGGAAAGCTCAAAATTAGAGTGAATGCGATTGCTCCTGGATGGGTTGACACCCCTATGATTGAAAGAGCTGCTAGGAATTTGAAGCTCACCCCAGAAGAGTTCAAAAAGATCAATTCTCAGAGGATAATACTAGGAAGGTTTGCAAGTCCTGAGGAGATAGCTAATGCGGTTGCATTCCTCGCTTCTGACGAGTCCTCTTATATAACTGGAAGTTTAGTGGTTGTTGATGGAGGAATTTCCATAACCTAACTTTTTTTAATTAACTAATTTTTCTTGTACGTTCAACAATTTTTAAAATATTTTAAAAAACTGATAACTTAGTTATGATGATTATTTTATCCCGGTGGTATCTTGAGCGCTTCAAAAAGTACATCGACCCTCAACAGAAATCATCTTGAAATATTTGCAATTGTGTCGATGAGTTTCTTCTTAGATGGGGTTCTTTTCTCTTTGATACCTACAACACTCTACCTCATACCAAGCATTTTACCATATGCATCTTTAATACTGATGCTGAATTCCGCCTCATTCATGCTCGGCTCTCTCACTTTTGGAGTGGTTTCTGATAGAATTGGAAGGAGGAGAGGGTTGATAACTTCTCTCAGCATCTACACAATTTCAACGATCGCATTTATCGCATTCTCATATGCAGAAAAAATAGGATTAATTGAAGCCGCAATTCTAACATCAATAATCAACTATGGAATTGGAGCTGAGACAGGTCCCTCATATGCTGCACTTTCAGAATTTATGCCTGATGACCACAGAGGAAAGATGCTCATGCTCGCATTGAACTTCTGGAACGTGGGGGCTGCTGTTATTGCTCTCCTCTCGCTCTTTTACTCAAAGCTGACAACTGATTTAAATACAATTTTGCTTTATACGCTGTTTTCTGCGCTTTTTCTCTCTATCGTAGTGCTATTTGCAAGGCTACACATACCAGAGTCTCCTAGATGGCTTGTTCTGAAGGACAGAAAAGATGAGGCTGAAAAAATAGCGGAGAAGTTTCCCAACATTAGTATAATCACCTCGGAAGAGGGAGGAGTGGGGATTGGAGATGCTATAAGGAAGTATAGCCTGAGGTTTTTTATTTTGGCAGTCATCGTAGCTGCACAGGCCATAAACTACAACTTCCCCTCATACTATGTACCATACTCTAAGAATTTTCCATTTGGAGAGAACACCGCTCCATTGATTATAGCTATATCAAACATAGGAGCTTCTGTAGGAGCTATACCATTCATCTGGCTGATAGATAGGAGCAGAAAGCTTTCCCTTTTTGCCTCATTCATATTCGGCTCTGCTACTGCCTTGCTCATATATTTCTCTGCAATATCTCAGGAATTTTCATACTTCCTAATTGTTCTTTTCCTCAACATGATATTCTGCGAATGGGTTTATGGCTCCGAGGCAACTTTAGAAGGAGAGCTTTTCCCCACAGGGATGAGGGCATCTGCTGCTGGAGCAATAACTGCTTTCGCATGGCTCTTAAATACGATCGATGTCGGCATAATGGGATACTTGGACTCAAGCACTATGCTTGAGATCAACTTTGCAGTATGGATATTAGGGCTTTTTGCATCTTCAGTATGGTTGATAAGGGGAAAGGAGACTGCAAAAAAGCCGCTCGATGAAACTGCAAGAGCTTAATTTCCATCAATCCTTTTTGAGATCTCGCTTGAAAGCTTTGAGCTTGAGCTTAACGGGTCTTTAAGGTCTAATGCTTCATCAAGATCCGGCTCATATCTGCTGATTAAGTACATCGTTCTTGGGGATCCCTTCGGAATACCCTTCAGTTCCTTTATTTTTTTCACTTTTTCTTCATCGAAATAGGCAAATGCCCTGCCTGGAGAGACTACAATTATCATTGAAGAGTCCTTCAGAGAGGAAAAATACGGGAAGAGAGAGTCGCTGAAAGACTCTACAATGATAGTATTGAAACCTTTCCCGATCCTCTCCAGACAAATATCAAAGTTGTCTTCAAGCTCCCTCGATCTTAGGATCTTGAGAGCTTCATCTAAGCTTATAGGCAAAGCTTCAGTTATTGAGGAAAGATGCTCTATATTCTTTCTAAAGCTAGGAGGAAAAAGATCAGTGTTGTCTCTTATAAAGTAGTGCTTTGCACTCATGGTCTTGCACTCAGTTATCCTCATTAGGCTCACCAGTTTAAAGAGGTTCTCCTGATCTTCATAATAACTTGGAAGCCTTGAGTTCTTGAGGTAAATTGAGGGATCTGTAGGACTCAGAAGGAGATCTAGGGGATTCGTCGCTTTCAGCATATCAATATCAAAGTCAAAAGCATGCTTGTATTGAAGCGCATCGCCTCCAGCTAGAAGCTTCATATTTATGCTCTCGCTGAACGAGGAGGATTGAGTAAATATGTTGTGCGATGACACCGGTTTGAATGGATGAGCTTTTATCCCCATATCTCTTAAATGTAATATAAGCGAGATTGAAAATGTCGTCTTTCCAGAATCATAAGGAAGAAGACCTGCGATCAGGATTTTCTTCACTTTTGCTCACTTCCACTTCTCTTTCCCATTTCCGTAAGATGCGTCCCATCGCAGGATCTGGCTTTGAAGTATTCAGGAGAAGTTAGCCCTTCTCTGCATGTAGCATATTCAAGGCCAAGCTTTTTTGCCTCATCGACCACAAGCTTTAAAAGCCTCTCCCTCAAGCTCTTGCTTAAGTACATATATCCTCCAATCCTTTCTCCTTCCTCAAAATAGAGCCTTTTCCACTTTTCCCTCATATCTGGAAAAACGTTAATCATGTCCTTAAAATCTACAAATCTAGCCTTATAAGTTGAAGTTATTATAAGCCTCGCTCCAGCTTCAGCCAGCGCATTAACAAGCTCCTTTAGCTCCTTCTCGTCGTCGTTTAGCCCGGGTATTATAGGATCTACTCTTGCACCTAATGGGATATCGTTCTTGTTCATTTCCTCCATTACCCTGATCCTTTCCTTCGGACTTGGTGCCATCGGCTCAAGCTTTTTTGCAAGATCCTCATTCAAAGTTGTGACGGTAGGAGTAACAGCTACTTTTCCTTTTTTCATTAGGTCTGCATCCCTCAACAATAGCTCTCCTCCCTTCGTTGTTATAAGAACTTTAAAGTTCATATTTATGAGTATGCTTAGAGAAGCTCTTGTGAGTTTAAATTTTTGTTCTATATCAGGATATGGATCGCTGCTCGTCCCAATGTTCACTGGCAACGCTCTGTTAAGCTTTCTAGCTGACCTCTCCAAAAGCTTGACGTAGTCCTTTTTTGGGGTGCTCTCTCTCTTCCCTATGTATCCCTTAGCATAGCAGTATAGGCAACCGAATGAGCAACCTGTATATGGATTCAATGAGTATTTCTTTGGGCACGTGCACAAGCTGCTCTGCCAAGGATCGAATATTGAGAAGGGATATATGCTCCTCTCCATTCCGTTTCACTTTCGAGCTCAAACATAGAAGAACAAAAATAGTGATGTAACGAACAGAACAACCCATACCCTCTTATCAGCTTTAAATATCTTTGCGCCATCAAACGGACCGAATGGTATTAAGTTGAAAAGCGCGAGCCATGTGTTGATTATTGAGAAATTTATGAAGAAAGCTGGAAGGAAGAAGTACGAGAAAGCAAGTCCAGCTATAGCCAAAATTAGATTGACTGTAATTCCGGAGGCGCTTATGTTCAGATTATCTCTTTTGCTCAGCATAATGCCGAAGCAGTAAATACCAACATATCCAGGAGCTAGGAATCCGAAAGGAAGTATTGCCGAAATTAGGGTTATTATGAGCCCAAAAGGATCTAGAACAAATCTGCTGTAGCAACCTGCCCTCCTAGCGAAATACCTATGGGAAAGCTCGTGGAGCAGAAAACCTATGAGGACGCTTATTATTCCATAATATGAGAATTTTGTGTATAGAGCTAAAACAACAGATATAGCGCCAATTGCTAAAGCTACGAACTCATTGTCGTTTAGCCTTTCAAATAAGCTGCTCTGCGTTTTTCACACCTTCTTTTTTATAAGCTTTCCTAGTAAGTTAATAAATATTTAAATTTTCTAAAATTTTTAAAACAAAGCACTTGGATGAACGACCAGAGAATTTCTCATTTTAGCGAGAAAATGAATGGGCAAAGGTTTAAAATTCTTTGTTTTACAATTAAAATCTGGGGATGCCCCCTGCTAAAAGGGAAGGTGAGCCCTTAGAACCTTCAAAGAAGACTAGAAGCGTGAAGTCCTATTTGAGCGCTGGAAGCCCCACAATTAAAGACAGGGTAGCTCACAAGCGCAAGCATATACAGTATCGTCTAGATGTACAAATGGGCGCTAAATCCTATTAATTATCACTTGAGAAGCTTTCAATAAAAAGGGATGATGTAGCCGTCCCAAGAAGGGGAAGAAGGTTAAAACCGATGTTTTTCTCGCGACGAGCTGACCTTTCAAACTTAAGATTTTTAATCGAAAGAAAAGAAGAATTTTAAATATTTTATTGTATTAACTATATATTAACCGCAAAAAGAAAAGAATATGTAAAAAAAGAGGTAATGTACTATGGCATTTTCGCCCGCAATGATGGGTTATGATAGAGCACTAACTGTATTCTCACCAGATGGAAGGCTTTATCAAGTGCAATATGCATTTGAAGCAGTAAAACAAGGATGGAGCACTGTAGGAATTAAAACGCCAGGAGGAGTTGTTCTTGCCGCGGAAAAAGCTGTTACAAAGAGCTTAATGGATGTCGTAAGCATTGAAAAGGTAAGCATGATTGACACACACATAGGAGTGACCTTTGCTGGCTTCGGCGGAGATGGGAGAGTGCTGATAGAGTATGCTAGACAAATAGCGGTTTCTCACAGGCTAACTTATGGAGAACCAATTCCAATCGAGTATTTAACTAAGCAGGTAAGCGATTTAAAGCAGGCATATACGCAACATGGTGGAGTGAGGCCTTTTGGAGTCTCTCTTCTGATAGGAGGTATAGATTCTTCTGGTCCACAGCTCTTCAAGACAGATCCAGCAGGACAATACTTTGGATACTTTGCAACATCCATGGGAAGAGGAGAGGCTCAGATAGAGGAAAAGCTGGAAAAGAACTATAGGAAGGACATGAGCCTAGAGGAAGGAATATTACTTGCTCTGAAAGTGCTGAAGGAGTCAAGCGACCAAGACCTAAAGGCTCAGAACTTCGACGTCGGAATAATTTTGGCTGAAAAGAAGGAGTTCAGAAAGCTTACTCTGCCAGAAATAGAGGATTACTTAAAGAAAATCTGAGTTTTTATTAAAATTGTTTTTTAAGTGAAATCAATTTGGAGAATATATAATAAATATTTATATTTAAATTTTGCGCATTAAATTCTTGGTGAAATTAAAATGAAAAAATTTGGAGAATATATTTATTCACCAGAGCAGGCATCTGGAGAGGCAATTTCAAAAGTAGAAACGCATACTCCTAAGATAGAAGCCCCCGAATCTGTTAAGGCAAATGAGGCTTTTACAGTTAAGATCTCCGTAGGTCCTCACCCTAATCAGGTATCTCATTTCATTAGGAGCTTAACTGTATACTTCGTTGAAGAAGGGAGGGCTTTCAATCCAGTCCATTTAGCAACAGTGGAATTTGAGCCGGAATATTCTGAGCCAATAATAACTTTGACCTTAAAGCTAAAGAAGAGCGGTACTATTTATGCTTTAGGATACTGCAACCTCCATGGAGTATGGGAAGGGAAGAAGGAAGTTAAGGTAGAGTGAATCAGATACCAAATTTATCGAAATAATAGTAAAGATAATAGTAAAGCGCAAGCAGAGTTTTTCCATCAGTAATTTCTCTTTTTTTGAGCATCTCTTTAACTTCTTTTATTGAGAGCTCTTTCAATCTTATCAACTCACCTTTTTCAAGAGATTGCTCGGACTTCTTCAAATCTTCAGCAATATATAGATACATGAGCTCGTCTGAATAACCAGGAGATACGAAAAAGGAAGCTACTTCTTCTATATTCCTCGCAGTATATCCAGTCTCTTCCTTTAGCTCTCTTAATGCTGCGTTTCTTGGATCCTCACCCTTCTCTACCCTTCCGGCTGGGATCTCAATTATCCACTTATTTATAGGGTACCTAAACTGCTCTATAAGGACTATCCTGTCATCATTAATAGGAAGAACTGCAGCGCTTTTCCCAAACTCTACTATTTCTTTTTCAAACTCACTATTTTCGTATATATATTTTCTTTTCTTGACATTAATTCTAATTCCAGAATAGATAAGCTCTTCTTTGCTTATTTCTAAAAAATCATTCATGTTTTTCACCTTGAAAAGTTAAATATTAAAACAATATTAAATTAATTTAATAAAAATTATTAGGTGAAAAACGTGATAATAAAGAACTCCCTTATAATTAATGCTAATAGGGGAAAAGTCGCGAGCATTTTAAAAGATGTGAGAAATTTTTCAGATTGCATTCCCAATGTGATCTCCTCGAGAACTGAGGGCTCGAAATTCTCAGGAAAGGTGAGGTTCAAAATAGGAAGCGTTTCAGGAACTTTTGATGTAGATGGAGAAATATTGGAAAAAGAGCCAGAAAGAGCATACGACTTTTATATAAAAAGCGGAACATCTGGAAATATTATAGAAACAAAGGGAACTATAACCTTAAGCGATGCAGACAACGGAAAAACTCTTCTGGAATATCACGCTGAAGCGAAGCTTGGCGGGATGATCGCTGCTCTTGGTAAGATAATAGAAAGCACATCCAATGACTTAATCAAGCAGATGTTCTCATGCATTGAGCAAAAAATTTCTAAATGATTTTTTATTTTAATAAATCACAAATTTAATATTGGGGCTTTTCCGAAGTCGCCTAAGTTTACCTCCTTATCTTTAAAGTCCTCATTAATATAAATCAGCCTCACTCCATATGGCCTTCTCTTTACTCTCGCAACTGCATATATATCTCTCAAAAGATCCTCAAACTGCTCCTTCTTTCCTCTTACAGGAATCATATCCATGCCAGCGACACATACATAAGATAAAAGGAGGAGATCCTTTATCGTAAGTTCCCCATTTAAAGCGAGACTCATCAAATAGCTGTCCTCTCCTAGTGGTAACATGATCTCGTTGAAACCTAATCCTTCATGTTTTGAAGCAAAATCAGAGAGTATGCTATTGACCTCATATACTGTTTTCATGCACTTCAGATCACTAAGCTTGCATCTTCCGATTTTCTCCAATGCCCTTCCTACGCTTTCTTCCATCCAGGGACTCAAAGAGTAATCAATGCCTCTCAGTTTCTTTTTCCCGATCCCTTCCCTTATGAACTTACTTAAGCTTCTATATGCTTTTTCTATTGCTAATTCAACGGCCCTTAGATCCTCTCCGCCTTCAACATCCTTTGGGTACAGAAGGGCGATCGAGAAATAATCCTCTTTTACCGAGGAATCATGAATAGAAAGAGGGAAGTAAGGCGTCGTTATCCCAAGCCCGCTCATTTCTACTGCAAATCTTGTTGAAAAAGCTGGATCCTTAAGCGATAAATTATAAATAAGATCTAATATTTTTGAAAGATCTCTTTCAGACCTGAGGAATATGCCGGCATTGTAGCCTCTGCTCACAGCCCTAAAAACTTTTTCTTCATTTAACAAATCTGAAGTAGAAGTATAAATTACGGCTTTGATTTCCTTCTCCTTTTTTAACACATCCATAGAACTATCGCTCAGCTCCCAGTTTATTGGAATTGAAACCCTCAGCGACCAAACTTCTAACCCTATTTCCTTCTCAATTTTTTCTTTCGCGCTGTATAAGTCAGATACAGCATTTTTTAATGCTTCTTCTTCCTTTCTTTCTCTGCTCAAATTCAGGTGAAGAGTTAAAGCTCTTATTCTCAAATCTATCACGTCTCTCTAGCAATTTATATTTCTTATAGAATAAAGCATTTTAATAAAGTTATGATTTGATTTTATTCTGACTCTCTTATCCATAAATCGAAAATTTCTTTTAATCTCTTTGAGCTTACATCTTTCATTCATAGAGAAAGCAGGAATGTTAAGGATTCGTTTTGAGTGTTGAAGGAGGTTTACTCGTTGTAAG harbors:
- a CDS encoding SDR family NAD(P)-dependent oxidoreductase; its protein translation is MSLKNKISIVTGGGSGIGRAIAEKLSSLGSTVIIFDVSEEGGLSTVREINSKGGSSYFFKVDVSNEESVKRGIENAVEKTGGIDVLVNNAGIEPPSKSLLELSVEEYDRVLNINLKGVWLMTKYATPYIAKRGGGSVINIASVAGIMPLAGAMPYSVSKAGVIMLTKVSAVELGKLKIRVNAIAPGWVDTPMIERAARNLKLTPEEFKKINSQRIILGRFASPEEIANAVAFLASDESSYITGSLVVVDGGISIT
- a CDS encoding MFS transporter translates to MSASKSTSTLNRNHLEIFAIVSMSFFLDGVLFSLIPTTLYLIPSILPYASLILMLNSASFMLGSLTFGVVSDRIGRRRGLITSLSIYTISTIAFIAFSYAEKIGLIEAAILTSIINYGIGAETGPSYAALSEFMPDDHRGKMLMLALNFWNVGAAVIALLSLFYSKLTTDLNTILLYTLFSALFLSIVVLFARLHIPESPRWLVLKDRKDEAEKIAEKFPNISIITSEEGGVGIGDAIRKYSLRFFILAVIVAAQAINYNFPSYYVPYSKNFPFGENTAPLIIAISNIGASVGAIPFIWLIDRSRKLSLFASFIFGSATALLIYFSAISQEFSYFLIVLFLNMIFCEWVYGSEATLEGELFPTGMRASAAGAITAFAWLLNTIDVGIMGYLDSSTMLEINFAVWILGLFASSVWLIRGKETAKKPLDETARA
- a CDS encoding P-loop ATPase/GTPase-like protein, which gives rise to MKKILIAGLLPYDSGKTTFSISLILHLRDMGIKAHPFKPVSSHNIFTQSSSFSESINMKLLAGGDALQYKHAFDFDIDMLKATNPLDLLLSPTDPSIYLKNSRLPSYYEDQENLFKLVSLMRITECKTMSAKHYFIRDNTDLFPPSFRKNIEHLSSITEALPISLDEALKILRSRELEDNFDICLERIGKGFNTIIVESFSDSLFPYFSSLKDSSMIIVVSPGRAFAYFDEEKVKKIKELKGIPKGSPRTMYLISRYEPDLDEALDLKDPLSSSSKLSSEISKRIDGN
- a CDS encoding SPL family radical SAM protein, which codes for MERSIYPFSIFDPWQSSLCTCPKKYSLNPYTGCSFGCLYCYAKGYIGKRESTPKKDYVKLLERSARKLNRALPVNIGTSSDPYPDIEQKFKLTRASLSILINMNFKVLITTKGGELLLRDADLMKKGKVAVTPTVTTLNEDLAKKLEPMAPSPKERIRVMEEMNKNDIPLGARVDPIIPGLNDDEKELKELVNALAEAGARLIITSTYKARFVDFKDMINVFPDMREKWKRLYFEEGERIGGYMYLSKSLRERLLKLVVDEAKKLGLEYATCREGLTSPEYFKARSCDGTHLTEMGKRSGSEQK
- the psmA gene encoding archaeal proteasome endopeptidase complex subunit alpha, producing the protein MAFSPAMMGYDRALTVFSPDGRLYQVQYAFEAVKQGWSTVGIKTPGGVVLAAEKAVTKSLMDVVSIEKVSMIDTHIGVTFAGFGGDGRVLIEYARQIAVSHRLTYGEPIPIEYLTKQVSDLKQAYTQHGGVRPFGVSLLIGGIDSSGPQLFKTDPAGQYFGYFATSMGRGEAQIEEKLEKNYRKDMSLEEGILLALKVLKESSDQDLKAQNFDVGIILAEKKEFRKLTLPEIEDYLKKI
- a CDS encoding class II SORL domain-containing protein, with product MKKFGEYIYSPEQASGEAISKVETHTPKIEAPESVKANEAFTVKISVGPHPNQVSHFIRSLTVYFVEEGRAFNPVHLATVEFEPEYSEPIITLTLKLKKSGTIYALGYCNLHGVWEGKKEVKVE
- a CDS encoding NUDIX hydrolase — encoded protein: MNDFLEISKEELIYSGIRINVKKRKYIYENSEFEKEIVEFGKSAAVLPINDDRIVLIEQFRYPINKWIIEIPAGRVEKGEDPRNAALRELKEETGYTARNIEEVASFFVSPGYSDELMYLYIAEDLKKSEQSLEKGELIRLKELSIKEVKEMLKKREITDGKTLLALYYYLYYYFDKFGI
- a CDS encoding CoxG family protein, producing MIIKNSLIINANRGKVASILKDVRNFSDCIPNVISSRTEGSKFSGKVRFKIGSVSGTFDVDGEILEKEPERAYDFYIKSGTSGNIIETKGTITLSDADNGKTLLEYHAEAKLGGMIAALGKIIESTSNDLIKQMFSCIEQKISK
- a CDS encoding DUF711 family protein — protein: MIDLRIRALTLHLNLSRERKEEEALKNAVSDLYSAKEKIEKEIGLEVWSLRVSIPINWELSDSSMDVLKKEKEIKAVIYTSTSDLLNEEKVFRAVSRGYNAGIFLRSERDLSKILDLIYNLSLKDPAFSTRFAVEMSGLGITTPYFPLSIHDSSVKEDYFSIALLYPKDVEGGEDLRAVELAIEKAYRSLSKFIREGIGKKKLRGIDYSLSPWMEESVGRALEKIGRCKLSDLKCMKTVYEVNSILSDFASKHEGLGFNEIMLPLGEDSYLMSLALNGELTIKDLLLLSYVCVAGMDMIPVRGKKEQFEDLLRDIYAVARVKRRPYGVRLIYINEDFKDKEVNLGDFGKAPILNL